In Alteribacter lacisalsi, a genomic segment contains:
- a CDS encoding class I SAM-dependent methyltransferase, translating into MYLLLEIAVMSVLKDTGERVIPEVMKPLNGLLLEHMARYHFCAPYVRGRVLDIACGTGYGSQFLAKARKNVITEMFGVDICAKTIDYAIKHYYHPLLKFRTGDALDPDLKTEIGTFDTILSFETMEHVPDDRAFLSRMSDLLNPGGTLVISTPFGEGRGIPCGQEYHYHQLTEAEFVSLFHQPEYGFEDVSFFFQNGVVIESTKRDGVHYPLGLAVCRK; encoded by the coding sequence ATGTACTTACTTTTAGAGATCGCGGTGATGAGTGTGTTAAAGGATACAGGTGAACGGGTCATTCCCGAAGTCATGAAACCATTGAACGGGCTGCTTCTGGAACATATGGCCCGCTATCATTTCTGTGCCCCTTATGTAAGAGGCAGGGTACTCGATATTGCGTGCGGCACCGGGTACGGGTCGCAGTTTCTGGCAAAAGCAAGAAAGAATGTGATTACCGAAATGTTTGGGGTTGATATATGCGCAAAAACGATTGACTACGCCATCAAGCATTACTATCACCCGCTGCTTAAATTCCGGACCGGCGATGCGCTGGATCCTGACCTGAAGACAGAGATCGGCACCTTTGATACCATTCTTTCGTTCGAAACAATGGAACATGTGCCGGACGATCGGGCCTTTCTCAGCCGAATGAGTGACCTCCTAAATCCCGGTGGAACACTGGTAATATCCACGCCTTTTGGAGAAGGACGCGGTATTCCATGCGGCCAGGAATACCACTATCATCAGCTTACGGAAGCGGAGTTCGTTTCTCTTTTTCACCAACCGGAGTACGGTTTCGAAGACGTGTCATTCTTTTTCCAAAATGGTGTGGTAATTGAGAGCACAAAGCGCGACGGGGTTCACTATCCGCTTGGGCTGGCGGTCTGTAGAAAATAA